One Fusarium musae strain F31 chromosome 6, whole genome shotgun sequence DNA segment encodes these proteins:
- the ENP2 gene encoding Small ribosomal subunit biogenesis (BUSCO:EOG09260AEC) → MKLSNPGTVPVYTISGASSARPLPDWLARRRKRSLKDDAEYQNRVELLQDFEFEEASNCIRVSEDGDWIMSTGTYKPQIHVHNLPQLSLSFARHTNSLNHSFELLSTDYSKSLHLQTDRRLEFHTPMGCHYEVRLPRYGRALVYDRQSTEALVPAVGLDGDGKGEVFRLNLELGRFMKSYQVDVGGDDELTGGGLQGGIGVGSVNTAAIAENTHNLLAFGTSIGTVEFWDPRSKSRVALLSGHEGEVTALDFSPSGLSIVTGASSGMMQIFDLRRPVPLMRKDQGYGFPVHKLIHMTTASQEKKILSADKRIIKLWDEATGDPWTSVEPIVDINDVAWCKNTGMIMTANEGKQQHAFFVPQLGPAPKWCSFLDNMVEEMAEEVHTETYDNYKFLTLPELKQLSLSHLVGKTNLLRPYMHGYFVASKLYEQARLIANPYVWEEERTKRIKDKVEKERASRIRGTKKVKVNQKMVDKILKKQENRAEVDTNVGVLGDSRFSKMFEDEAFQVDETTGEFRALNPSTAVGQQVDSKAPARYQGKDSDDDASSDEDMEKAVPAPRRKTKDEDVVMRVSSTSNQGRAVKDTALGSRQQKSGRTHQARGEVVGERQVSFIPESRRKQKKREEELPAEPRDKRTGAARRSASGNTFRRI, encoded by the coding sequence ATGAAGCTTTCAAATCCGGGAACCGTTCCCGTTTACACAATTTCGGGCGCATCTAGTGCCCGACCTCTGCCCGACTGGCTTGCGCGCCGCAGAAAGCGAAGTTTGAAGGACGATGCCGAATACCAGAATCGTGTCGAGCTTCTACAAGATTTCGAGTTCGAAGAGGCCAGTAACTGTATCCGTGTCAGTGAGGATGGTGACTGGATCATGAGCACAGGCACATACAAGCCGCAGATTCATGTTCATAACCTGCCTCAGTTGTCGCTGTCTTTCGCTCGTCATACCAACTCCCTCAACCACTCATTCGAGCTCCTGTCAACCGATTACTCCAAATCCCTTCACCTTCAGACCGATCGCCGCCTCGAATTCCACACTCCCATGGGCTGCCATTATGAAGTCCGTCTTCCCAGATATGGTCGAGCTCTTGTCTACGACCGGCAATCTACCGAGGCTCTTGTGCCAGCTGTGGGcttggatggcgatggcaagGGCGAGGTGTTCCGCCTCAACCTTGAGCTGGGACGCTTCATGAAGTCATATCAGGTCGATGTTGGTGGCGACGATGAACTTACTGGGGGCGGTTTACAAGGAGGTATTGGGGTTGGCAGCGTCAACACGGCTGCTATCGCTGAGAATACCCACAACCTGCTCGCTTTTGGAACTTCAATAGGAACAGTTGAGTTTTGGGATCCCCGATCCAAGTCCAGGGTCGCCTTGCTAAGCGGCCACGAAGGTGAGGTTACAGCATTAGACTTCAGCCCTTCAGGCCTTTCTATTGTTACGGGTGCTTCCAGTGGCATGATGCAGATTTTCGATCTACGACGACCCGTGCCTCTCATGAGGAAGGATCAAGGATACGGTTTCCCTGTGCATAAGCTCATTCACATGACGACGGCATcacaagaaaagaagatcCTGTCAGCGGATAAGCGTATCATCAAGCTATGGGATGAAGCGACGGGAGATCCTTGGACATCCGTGGAGCCTATCGTGGACATCAACGACGTTGCATGGTGCAAGAATACTGGTATGATCATGACAGCCAACGAAGGCAAGCAGCAGCATGCGTTCTTCGTTCCCCAACTAGGTCCCGCTCCTAAATGGTGCTCATTCTTGGACAACATGGTCGAAGAAATGGCGGAAGAGGTGCACACCGAAACATACGACAACTACAAGTTCTTGACACTACCCGAGCTGAAGCAACTGAGCTTGTCCCACCTGGTTGGAAAGACAAACCTACTTCGACCTTACATGCACGGATACTTTGTTGCCTCCAAGCTGTACGAGCAGGCTAGACTGATTGCCAACCCATACGTctgggaagaggagaggaccAAGCGTATCAAGGATAAGGTCGAGAAGGAACGCGCAAGCAGAATCAGGGGTACtaagaaggtcaaggtcaaccagaagatggtggacaagattctcaagaagcaggagaaCAGAGCCGAGGTTGACACCAATGTTGGTGTTCTTGGTGATTCCCGTTTCAGCAAGAtgtttgaggatgaagccTTCCAGGTGGATGAGACCACTGGAGAGTTCCGTGCTCTCAACCCAAGCACTGCGGTGGGACAGCAGGTTGATTCGAAGGCTCCGGCCCGTTATCAAGGCAAGGACTCGGACGATGATGCGTCCAGTGACGAAGATATGGAGAAGGCAGTCCCAGCACCAAGGCGAAAGACCAAGGACGAAGACGTTGTCATGCGTGTGTCGTCCACCAGCAACCAGGGACGGGCTGTCAAGGATACGGCGCTTGGCTCGAGACAGCAAAAGTCGGGGCGCACTCACCAGGCCAGAGGAGAAGTTGTTGGCGAGCGCCAAGTGTCCTTCATTCCAGAGTCAAGGAGAaagcaaaagaagagagaggaggaGCTGCCTGCTGAACCCCGGGACAAGCGAACGGGAGCTGCTCGACGCAGCGCCAGTGGCAACACGTTTAGACGAATCTAA
- a CDS encoding hypothetical protein (EggNog:ENOG41): MRLTSENINQRVVAAKYAVRGELAVKSEEYRAKIAKGDTGDLPFKQVISANIGNPQQLDQKPITFFRQVASLLENPILLQNEEALTKHFGYQTDVIERAKFLLSKIGSVGAYSASTGVPAIRDSIAKFIERRDGFPADPDHIYLSAGASSGVNTLLNVICASPKTGILIPIPQYPLYTATLSLLDATAVPYLLDEHKNWGTDVDTIRASYEKAKADGIDVRCIVIINPGNPTGASLPEEDIRAVLEFANKENLVVMADEVYQTNVFVGKFHSFKAVLRTLEKENPGKFDGLELASLHSVSKGMVGECGHRGGYFELVNFDAEVEANIYKFISIMLCAPVIGQCIVELMVNPPKPGEPSHELYKKEYDGIFTGLQERATALHKAFSQMEGVECAEPQGSMYLFPTINLPEKAAEAAKAEGRSPDEFYCMRLLEATGICVVPGSGFGQKEGSLHFRTTFLAPGTEWVGSIVKFHKEFLEKYR, encoded by the exons ATGAGATTGACTTCAGAGAACATCAACCAGCGAGTCGTCGCCGCCAAGTACGCCGTTCGTGGTGAACTTGCTGTCAAGTCCGAGGAATACCGAGCCAAGATCGCAAAGGGCGATACCGGCGATCTCCCCTTCAAACAGGTTATTTCTGCAAACATTGGCAACCCTCAGCAGCTTGACCAGAAGCCCATCACCTTCTTCCGCCAGGTCGCCAGTCTTCTCGAGAACCCTATACTGCTTCAGAACGAGGAGGCTCTCACCAAGCACTTTGGCTACCAGACCGATGTCATCGAGCGCGCCAAGTTCCTCCTGAGCAAGATCGGCTCCGTTGGTGCCTACAGTGCCAGCACCGGTGTTCCTGCTATCCGCGATAGCATCGCCAAGTTTATTGAGC GTCGCGATGGCTTCCCTGCAGATCCCGATCACATTTACCTGTCCGCCGGTGCCTCCTCTGGCGTCAACACCCTTCTCAACGTCATCTGCGCCTCCCCTAAGACCGGCATCCTTATTCCAATTCCTCAGTACCCTCTCTACACTGCTACTCTCTCCCTCTTGGACGCCACAGCTGTTCCTTACCTCCTGGATGAGCATAAGAACTGGGGTACCGACGTCGACACCATCCGTGCCTCGTAcgaaaaggccaaggctgacgGCATTGACGTTCGATGCATTGTCATTATCAACCCCGGTAACCCTACCGGTGCCTCTCTTCCCGAGGAGGACATCCGTGCTGTCCTTGAGTTCGCCAACAAGGAGAACCTAGTTGTTATGGCCGACGAGGTGTACCAGACAAATGTCTTTGTCGGCAAGTTCCACAGTTTCAAGGCCGTCCTCCGCAcccttgagaaggagaacccTGGCAAGTTCGACGGCCTCGAGCTCGCCTCTCTTCACAGTGTCTCCAAGGGCATGGTTGGCGAGTGTGGTCACCGTGGAGGTTACTTCGAGCTTGTCAACTTCGATGCCGAGGTCGAGGCCAACATCTACAAGTTCATTTCCATCATGCTCTGCGCCCCTGTTATTGGTCAGTGCATCGTTGAGTTGATGGTCAACCCTCCCAAGCCGGGCGAGCCCTCGCACGAGCTTTACAAGAAGGAGTACGATGGCATCTTCACCGGTCTTCAAGAGCGTGCTACCGCCCTTCACAAGGCTTTCTCTCAGATGGAGGGAGTCGAGTGCGCCGAGCCCCAGGGCTCCATGTACCTCTTCCCCACCATCAACCTGCCTGAGAAGGCCgctgaggctgccaaggcagAGGGTCGAAGCCCAGATGAGTTCTACTGCATGCGTCTCCTCGAGGCCACCGGTATCTGCGTCGTTCCCGGCTCAGGCTTTGGTCAGAAAGAGGGTAGCCTGCATTTCAGAACAACCTTCCTCGCACCTGGCACCGAGTGGGTCGGCAGCATCGTCAAGTTCCACAAGGAGTTCCTCGAGAAGTACCGATGA
- a CDS encoding hypothetical protein (EggNog:ENOG41~BUSCO:EOG09260Y2Q) codes for MGSDPQYAKWPLLPLSQHVFTLTNGYATKNAQQAAVKALQDAIAQDKMAPFYRYLAHPLDGVLNTLGEGGSSAPGRPLSRKSSLVGMIATKPATTIVSLPWDEGLYNQLKEDNDRELEEFQKEEDDAVEQAGDTEVMAAQGKRAEFWARVGDKDKAIAAYESLSEKTGILGTKIDVVLAIIRMGLFYGDKPLVKKHVERAKTLVESGGDWDRRNRLKAYEGLHLLTLRSYNLAAPLLLDSLSTFTSYELCTYSNLVVYSVLAGSVSLKRVDFKSKVVDAPEIKAILGDGEDKLLALSGALSAGPGADDTAGAKAPKTATAAVNLTTLGTSTEQPEAEMAIDFSPLALLVSSLYNGNYKTFFKSLAEVEEQFLNQDRYLHEHKNWFIREMRLRAYQQLLQSYRVVGLESMANDFGVTVDFLDRDLARFIAAGRIPCTIDRVTGKGVIETNRPDDKNKQYQDVVRQGDQLITKLQKYGQAVRLRGSERA; via the exons ATGGGTTCCGACCCCCAGTACGCGAAGTGGCCATTGCTGCCTCTGTCGCAGCACGTTTTCACCCTCACAAACGGCTATGCCACCAAAAATGCGCAACAAGCTGCTGTAAAGGCCCTTCAAGATGCCATCGCACAGGACAAGATGGCTCCTTTCTACCGATATCTCGCCCATCCACTCGATGGCGTCCTTAACACTCTTGGCGAGGGCGGCTCTTCCGCTCCTGGACGACCGCTCAGCAGAAAGTCCAGTCTTGTTGGAATGATTGCCACTAAGCCTGCCACTACCATCGTCAGTCTTCCCTGGGACGAGGGCCTTTACAACCAGTTGAAGGAAGACAATGACCGGGAGCTGGAAGAGTTCcagaaagaggaggatgacgcTGTTGAGCAAGCTGGCGATACCGAGGTCATGGCTGCTCAGGGGAAGCGAGCTGAGTTCTGGGCTCGTGTAGGAGATAAG gacaaggccatTGCCGCCTATGAGAGCCTCTCCGAAAAGACGGGAATCCTCGGTACCAAGATCGACGTCGTCCTCGCCATAATACGCATGGGCCTCTTCTATGGCGACAAGCctcttgtcaagaagcacGTCGAGCGCGCCAAGACACTCGTCGAATCAGGCGGTGACTGGGACCGCCGCAACCGTCTCAAGGCCTACGAGGGTCTGCACCTACTCACACTTCGCTCCTACAACCTCGCCGCGCCTCTACTGCTCGACTCTCTCTCCACATTCACCAGTTACGAACTATGCACCTATTCCAACCTCGTCGTGTACTCCGTCCTTGCTGGTTCAGTCTCTCTCAAGCGAGTCGATTTCAAGTCAAAGGTTGTAGACGCACCTGAAATCAAGGCTATTCTGGGTGATGGTGAGGACAAGCTTCTTGCTCTGAGTGGTGCCCTCAGCGCTGGCCCTGGTGCTGATGACACTGCCGGTGCGAAGGCCCCAAAGACGGCCACCGCTGCTGTCAACCTGACCACGTTGGGTACCAGCACGGAGCAACCTGAAGCTGAAATGGCCATTGACTTTAGCCCTCTAGCGCTGCTCGTTAGTAGTTTGTACAACGGAAACTATAAGACCTTCTTCAAGTCTctggctgaggttgaggagcagTTCCTAAACCAGGACCGCTATCTTCATGAGCACAAGAACTGGTTTATTCGGGAGATGCGACTTCGCGCCTatcagcagcttcttcagagCTACAGAGTTGTTGGGCTGGAGAGCATGGCCAATGACTTTGGAGTCACAGTTGACTTCCTCGACCG TGACCTCGCCCGCTTCATCGCAGCTGGGCGTATCCCCTGCACCATCGATCGCGTGACAGGCAAGGGTGTGATCGAGACAAACCGCCCCGATGACAAGAACAAGCAGTATCAGGATGTTGTGCGACAGGGTGATCAGCTCATCACAAAACTACAAAAGTACGGCCAGGCTGTGCGACTGAGGGGTAGTGAGAGGGCATAA
- the ABD1 gene encoding mRNA cap guanine-N7 methyltransferase (EggNog:ENOG41~BUSCO:EOG09262QTY) — MGRDSDRDDGDERNHRKRPANDEPQDDLPQPYNAKSLQPAKRRALSPSEQPRKLKRPGARSRISEAEREKIRQRQLEREREAAAEEAAEAEQERIRNNSDLVRHHYNNVPERGRDWRTRDSKIKGLRVFNNWIKSCIIQRYSPDEDHTPGSREAGRSSGKDLLVLDMGCGKGGDLNKWQQAPQPIQLYVGLDPADVSIEQARDRYRTLGSRGGRGGRGGHRRPPPRLFDARFHVKDCFGESIENLDIIQQVGFDPSPMNRRGFDVVSMMFSMHYAFESEKNARNMLRNVAGALKKGGRFIGCIPNSDVLGERVRKFNEEAAAKRAAKQSEEKIGDGSTTPQQTEPEDGELEEGEEEPTAEWGNSIYRVRFPGKTPDDGVFRPAFGWKYNFFLDEAVEEVPEYVVPWEAFRALAEDYNLELQFHRTFPEIWEAEKDDRELGPLSERMGVRERGGGPLLVSDEEMEAASFYVGFCFYKV, encoded by the coding sequence ATGGGCAGAGACTCTGATCGCGACGACGGTGACGAGCGAAACCACCGCAAGCGTCCTGCAAACGACGAACCTCAAGATGATCTACCCCAGCCATACAACGCCAAATCACTTCAGCCAGCAAAGCGGCGCGCCCTCTCGCCATCAGAACAGCCTCGAAAGCTGAAGCGCCCCGGTGCGCGTTCGCGTATCTCAGAGGCCGAGCGTGAAAAGATTCGACAGCGCCAGCTCGAACGAGAACGCGAAGCTGCGGCTGAGGAAGCCGCCGAAGCTGAACAGGAGAGGATCCGAAACAACAGTGATCTTGTGCGACACCACTACAACAACGTACCAGAGCGCGGTCGCGACTGGAGAACAAGAGacagcaagatcaagggaCTTCGTGTTTTCAACAATTGGATCAAGAGCTGCATCATCCAGCGTTATTCACCCGATGAAGACCACACCCCTGGTTCGCGCGAAGCTGGACGCTCCAGTGGCAAGGACCTACTTGTGCTGGACATGGGATGTGGAAAGGGCGGCGATCTTAACAAATGGCAGCAGGCTCCTCAACCAATTCAGCTTTATGTTGGACTCGATCCCGCTGACGTGAGTATCGAGCAAGCCCGCGACCGCTACCGTACACTGGGTAGCCGTGGCGGGCGAGGTGGGCGCGGCGGACACCGAAGACCGCCACCGCGCTTATTCGACGCTCGTTTCCACGTCAAAGATTGTTTCGGCGAGTCCATTGAGAACCTCGACATCATCCAGCAAGTCGGCTTCGACCCTTCACCTATGAACCGCCGAGGTTTCGACGTTGTCAGCATGATGTTCTCCATGCACTATGCTTTCGAGTCGGAAAAGAATGCGCGTAACATGCTCCGCAATGTCGCTGGAGCACTCAAGAAAGGAGGACGTTTCATCGGCTGCATCCCTAATTCTGATGTTCTGGGCGAGCGAGTCCGCAAATTCAACGAGGAGGCTGCTGCCAAGCGTGCAGCTAAGCAAAGCGAAGAAAAGATCGGCGATGGCTCGACAACACCGCAACAAACGGAGCCAGAGGATGGTGAGCtggaagagggcgaggaggagccGACTGCTGAATGGGGTAACTCGATTTACCGTGTGCGCTTCCCGGGGAAAACACCTGATGATGGTGTCTTTCGACCTGCCTTCGGCTGGAAATATAACTTCTTTCTAGACGAAGCTGTAGAGGAGGTGCCTGAGTATGTCGTACCCTGGGAGGCCTTCCGTGCTCTCGCCGAGGACTACAATCTTGAGTTGCAGTTTCATCGCACTTTTCCTGAAATCTGGGAGGCGGAGAAGGATGACCGCGAGCTTGGTCCGCTGAGCGAGCGCATGGGCGTACGGGAGCGTGGTGGAGGCCCTCTTCTGGTAtccgatgaggagatggaagcTGCTAGTTTCTACGTCGGGTTCTGCTTCTATAAGGTCTAA
- the GEM1 gene encoding ERMES complex Ca(2+)-binding regulatory GTPase gem1 (BUSCO:EOG0926133I), with the protein MAAVRICVCGDESTGKSSLIASLVKDQFVNNKIQPVLPQITIPPSIGTPENVSTTIVDTSARPQDRTTLRKEIRKCNVILLVYADHYSYERVALFWMPYFRSLGVNVPVVLCANKSDLAGQGTTPQVVEEELLPVMAEFREIDSCIRASARDHRNVNEVFFLCQKAVTHPIAPLFDYKEGHLKPLCVDALRRIFYLCDKDQDGYLNEQEMRDFQARCFEKPLTADDLDNIKLSISKSLPTSELEKGIDLPGFLQLNKLYAEKGRHETIWIILRKYHYTDSLSLEDKFIRPKFDVPEYSSAELSPAGYRFFVDLFLLFDKDNDGGLNDQELEALFAPAPGLPSSWTDSSFPSSTVRNEAGHVTLQGWLAQWSMTTFIEPKTTIEYLAYLGFEPSNPKEPITAALKITKPRKRRRRPGRVERNVVLCYVLGASGAGKSALLDSFLNRPFDGLYHPTIKPRRAVNSVELPGGKQVYLILEELGELEPAILDNPAKLDACDLICYAYDSSDPDSFSHIVDLRSKYAHLDELPSIYTALKADKDKTNQRCELQPDQYTASLNMSLPLHVSVTWGSISELFVAFADAATNPSTAFPRSNEEGPDRTSLYIALGATACAGVAALTIWRRATNAL; encoded by the exons atggccgcTG TGCGCATCTGCGTCTGCGGTGATGAAAGCACCGGCAAATCGAGCCTCATCGCTTCTCTCGTTAAGGATCAATTTGTCAACAACAAAATCCAGCCCGTCCTTCCTCAAATCACTATTCCTCCTAGTATTGGTACGCCCGAGAATGTCTCAACAACCATCGTCGATACCTCAGCTCGCCCTCAAGACCGAACTACTTTGCGCAAAGAGATCCGAAAGTGCAatgtcatcctcctcgtctatGCCGACCATTACAGCTACGAAAGAGTAGCATTGTTCTGGATGCCATACTTCCGATCCCTCGGCGTCAACGTCCCCGTCGTATTATGCGCCAACAAATCCGATCTGGCTGGCCAGGGCACCACACCTCAGGTAGTCGAGGAGGAATTGCTACCTGTGATGGCTGAATTCCGCGAAATCGACTCTTGCATCCGCGCCAGCGCTCGAGACCATCGAAACGTAAACGAAGTCTTTTTCCTTTGTCAAAAGGCCGTAACTCATCCAATTGCCCCTCTATTTGACTACAAGGAGGGGCATCTCAAGCCTCTGTGCGTTGACGCTCTGAGGCGCATATTCTATCTTTGCGACAAAGACCAGGACGGATATCTCAATGAACAAGAAATGAGAGACTTCCAAGCACGTTGCTTCGAAAAACCTCTGACAGCGGACGACCTAGACAATATCAAACTCAGTATCTCGAAATCGTTGCCCACGTCCGAGTTAGAAAAAGGCATTGATCTGCCAGGATTCCTGCAATTAAACAAACTTTATGCTGAGAAGGGTCGCCACGAAACTATCTGGATTATCCTTCGAAAATATCACTATACCGATAGTCTCAGTCTCGAGGACAAGTTTATTCGACCCAAGTTCGATGTTCCAGAGTACTCGTCGGCCGAGTTGAGTCCTGCTGGTTATAGATTCTTTGTGGATCTCTTCTTGCTGTTTGACAAGGACAATGATGGTGGCCTCAATGATCAAGAACTCGAGGCTCTGTTTGCCCCAGCTCCAGGACTTCCCAGTTCCTGGACCGACTCGTCGTTCCCCTCCTCGACTGTAAGGAATGAAGCTGGGCATGTTACTTTGCAGGGGTGGCTGGCTCAGTGGAGTATGACAACATTTATCGAACCCAAGACAACCATTGAATATCTCGCGTATCTGGGATTTGAGCCTTCGAATCCCAAGGAACCCATCACCGCGGCACTCAAGATAACCAAGCCTCGTAAGAGAAGGAGACGTCCTGGTCGGGTGGAGCGTAACGTGGTCCTCTGCTACGTTCTTGGTGCATCAGGAGCAGGCAAATCCGCTCTCCTCGACTCATTCCTCAACCGCCCTTTTGATGGTCTTTACCATCCAACCATCAAGCCACGCCGCGCTGTCAACAGTGTCGAGCTGCCAGGCGGAAAACAGGTGTACCTCATTCTGGAAGAGCTTGGGGAGCTGGAGCCTGCAATCCTTGACAACCCGGCCAAATTAGATGCTTGCGATCTTATCTGCTACGCCTATGACTCGTCTGACCCCGACTCGTTCTCGCATATCGTTGATCTGCGGAGCAAATACGCGCACCTTGATGAGCTCCCTTCGATCTATACTGCTCTCAAGGCCGATAAAGACAAAACAAACCAACGCTGTGAGCTTCAGCCAGATCAGTATACTGCCTCACTCAACATGAGCCTGCCGTTGCATGTGAGTGTCACCTGGGGTAGCATCAGTGAGCTTTTTGTAGCTTTTGCAGATGCCGCTACAAATCCTAGTACGGCTTTCCCCAGGAGCAATGAGGAGGGGCCTGATCGGACCAGTTTGTATATTGCATTGGGCGCCACGGCCTGTGCAGGAGTTGCTGCTTTAACGATATGGCGACGAGCAACGAATGCTCTTTAA